The genomic region CTGCCGGCCATTGTCGTCGTGCTGGCGCATGCGGACGGCCAGCGTCTTGGTGCCGCGCATAATCAAAAACGCATCCATCGGCGCAAGGATGGCGCCGGCGGCATTCTGTATGAAAGCCATCTGGCGGGCGTCTTCGTCGTCGTTGAGGACGACCACGCCGCCGACGCTATCACTGTGACCATTCAAGTATTTCGTCGTCGAATGCAGGACGATATCGGCGCCCAGCTCAAGCGGGCGCTGAAAGTAAGGGCTCATGAAGGTGTTATCGACAACGAGCCGCAATCCGCGCCGCCGGGTAATCTCGGACACGGCGGCAATGTCTACCAGCGACATCACCGGGTTGGTCGGCGTTTCGATGAAGACCATGCGGGTTTCGGCGCGCACGGCGTCTTCGACGTTCTGCGGCTCGCGCGCGTCAACGTAGCTGAACTCAACGCCGAACTTGCTCATGATCTTGTCGAAGAGCCGAAAGGTGCCGCCGTAGGTGTTGTCGCTGACGATAACGTGATCGCCGGCCCGCAGCAGCGTCACTACGGCGTTGATAGCCGCCATGCCGGAAGCGAAGCCATAGCCGAAGCGCCCGCCTTCGAGCGCCGCCAGATTCTTCTCGCACGCCAGCCGCGTCGGGTTCTGCGTGCGCGCGTACTCGAAGCCTTTATGCTTGCCGATGCCTTCCTGCGCGTAAGTCGAAGTCTGATAGATCGGCACGCTGACCGCGCCGGTGGTCGGGTCAGGCTCCTGGCCGGCGTGAATGGCGATGGTTGAGAATTTCATCCGTGTTGTCTCCTGCGTGGCATCCTGAATCGTTAATCTAGCATCTGGATGCAGGCAGTGGCCAGTTGCCAGTTGCAGGGTGTGAATTGTTATTGCCGACCGGTTCTCACCGCGGCAATGACAATCTGTGGTCACCTGAAAACTGATAACCGGCAACTGGTAACTGACCGCTGGCAACGGGCAACTGATAACTGATAACTGACCACTGCCTGAAACTTTGCTTTCGTTGAAACGTATTCGAGATTGGCTGTATAGTCGTAAGCAACTAATCGAGCAAACAGATTGTGAATCAATTTATACCGGCATGACGATTCACAAGGCGGAGTGAGGATTTCATGCAAAGATGGATTCGTCCACGCGCGGGCGCGCGTCGTGCAGCAGTCACGACATTGGCGCTGATGATGATCTCGGCGGCGGCGCTCTTTACGGCCCACCGCGCCGGGGCGCAGGACACGTCGCCGCCCGCGGAGACCGGGACGGCGAGCAATGGCGAGCTTGAGATGGCGGTCAAAGCCGGTTTCGGCAGGCTCGAAGTCAACAGTTGGAATGGCGCGTGGGTGCCGTTTCGCATCTCCGTTGTCAATCAGGGGCCGGCCCTTGTCGGGCGCTTGATTGTCCACACCGAATCGAACACCAACGGGCCGTCGTCGCAGGCGCGCGAGTTCGTCAAAGAGATTCAACTGCCGACCGGCGCGCGCCAGTCGCATGAGATGTCCGCTTACATCAACTCCGGCGAGAACCCGAAAGTGCGTATCGAATCGGGCGACCAGGTGGTGATCGAAGCGACGGTGCCTGTGCAGCGCAATTATGGCTGGAGCGATCAACTCGATGTCGCCGTCGTTGATACAGACCCGACGGCGCTCAACAACATCTCGCAAGCCCCGGTTCAGCAACAGCCGACCCGCGAGCCGTTCAAGCTCGGTCCACGCCCGTCTCCACAGCAGGCCACCACGCCAGCCAATCCGCAGTCGCCGCCCAACGCGCCGGGGCAGCCGCAACGCCGCGGCCCGCGCAATTTCAATCAAGGCCCGCAAGCCTACGGCGTCCACCCGACGGTCATCGTCCCCGATGATCTGCCGCGCGATTTCGTCGCTTACGACCTGCTTGACGCCCTTATCATCAACGACGCGCCGCTCAGCCAGTTGAGCGAAGACCAGGCGCGCGCCCTGCGATTGTGGGTGGCGTCGGGCGGCTTGCTCGTGGTTACTGGCGGCGCGGATGTTGCCGGCATGCGCGCGAACCGCCTGGATGAAATCTTACCCATCGAGGCGGGCACGGCGGCCAGTAACGCGGGATTTCCGGTCGCCGAGATGACGCAGATTTATGGCGGCTTTGAAGCTGCCGAGGCGACGCTCGGCATGAGCGCCAGGGTGAAGCAAGGGGCGCGCGCCCTGCTCGGCGCCGCGGACCGTCCCTTAGTCGCCGAGCGTAACTATGGCAGCGGCATCGTGCGCTTCGTCGCTATCAACCCCAAGCTCAACCCCTATCGCGGCTGGAATGGCGCAAAAGAGTTATGGGCCGACCTGCTGTGGCCGGCGGCGGCTTCAAAGCCGCGCCATACGAACTGGATTACGATGGGCAGTCGCGGCCCGTCACGGTCGGGGCGCTGGGGCGTACAGGATTTGCTCTTCCACCTCGCCGAATTGCAGCCGCCGTCAACGAAATATGTCATCTTCTTCCTGCTGGCTTATGTCCTGTTCGTCGGCCCGGTTAATTACGCGGTGCTGCGCTGGCGGCGCAAAACCGATCTGGCGTGGATGACGATTCCCGCGGTGGTGATCCTGTTCACGCTGGTCAGCGTCGCGGTCGCGCAGATGAGTCACGGCGGCAAGGCGGTCGTCGGTGACGTCTCGCTGGTGCAAGTGCATCAGGCCGAAGGCATCAGCCAGATCACCAGCGGCTTGATCGTCGTGCCGGCGACCAAAGAGGTTCAGCAGATCGCCTTCGCCGGCAGCAATGCCTACGCCAGTGACGTGTTGAATGGCAATCAAGGCGGCAGCGCTTCGGCGTCGGGCGCTATCGAATGCGAGAAGGATCAAAGGGCCTTCGTGCTGCGCACGCCGATGACGACGCGCACGGCCAGCCTCTTCCAACTTCGTGCCATGCGCGAAGCCGAGCCTCCTATTCTCGCCGCTCGCCCTACAGGGAACGCCGTGACGATCAAGAACCTTGGCGATGCCGGGATGGTCAAAGCGGTCTACCTGAGCGCCGAGGGTGCCTCAGACATCTTCGAGCTGGCCGCGGGCGGCGAACAGCGCGTGGCGCTCAACAGCCCGCCGTCGCAATCGTTCAATTCATGGTACAGCGCGCAGATGGGCGATTCGGATGAGGCGGAGCTATTCAACGACCTCGCGAGCGTGCTTGACCGCGAAGTCGGCGGCGCCCATGCGTTCTCGCAAGGCTTTTTCGAAACCCAGGCGATGAGCGACGCGCTCAAGAAGTTGCAGCACCCCGTGGTCATCTGCTTTATCGAGAAGTCGCCGGCAGAGATCACCTTCAAAAACAACTTCAAGCGCGCCAGCAAAGCGTTCTATGTGATTCACCTATAATGTGGCGCAAGCTGTTAGCTTGCGCAAAGACTCGCGCAAGCTAACAGCTTGCGCCACATCCGAAGGATTCA from Blastocatellia bacterium harbors:
- a CDS encoding cystathionine gamma-synthase yields the protein MQDATQETTRMKFSTIAIHAGQEPDPTTGAVSVPIYQTSTYAQEGIGKHKGFEYARTQNPTRLACEKNLAALEGGRFGYGFASGMAAINAVVTLLRAGDHVIVSDNTYGGTFRLFDKIMSKFGVEFSYVDAREPQNVEDAVRAETRMVFIETPTNPVMSLVDIAAVSEITRRRGLRLVVDNTFMSPYFQRPLELGADIVLHSTTKYLNGHSDSVGGVVVLNDDEDARQMAFIQNAAGAILAPMDAFLIMRGTKTLAVRMRQHDDNGRQVAQFLAEHPAARKVYYPGLKSHPQHELARRQMSGFGGMLSFETGSLENASRVLEGVRLCTLGESLGGVESLISHPATMTHASVPEVERNRLGITDGLVRISVGIEDVEDIISDLDQALAKL